Proteins co-encoded in one Brassica rapa cultivar Chiifu-401-42 chromosome A02, CAAS_Brap_v3.01, whole genome shotgun sequence genomic window:
- the LOC103854013 gene encoding tobamovirus multiplication protein 3, with the protein MRIGGAEIMQYASEMMMTSSSSAVEALNLKEASSWWSDVNESPVWQDRIFHALAVLYGVVSIVAVIQLVRIQLRVPEYGWTTQKVFHFLNFVVNGVRAVVFVFRRDVQFMHPEILQHILLDIPSLAFFTTYALLVLFWAEIYYQARAVSTDGLRPGFFTINAVVYVVQIALWLVLWWKPVRIMVILSKMFFAGASLFAALGFLLYGGRLFLMLQRFPVESKGRRKKLQEVGYVTTICFTCFLIRCIMMCFAAFEEGANLDVLDHPILNFIYYLLVEILPSSLVLFILRKLPPKRGITQYHQIR; encoded by the exons ATGAGAATCGGCGGCGCGGAGATTATGCAATACGCGTCGGAGATGATGATGACGTCATCTTCGTCAGCGGTGGAAGCGTTGAATCTCAAGGAAGCTTCGAGTTGGTGGTCCGACGTGAACGAGTCGCCGGTTTGGCAGGATCGTATCTTCCACGCGCTCGCTGTTCTCTACGGCGTCGTTTCCATCGTCGCTGTG ATTCAACTGGTGAGAATCCAATTGAGAGTTCCGGAATACGGGTGGACGACGCAGAAGGTCTTTCACTTTCTCAATTTCGTTGTGAATGGAG TCAGGGCTGTGGTTTTCGTCTTCAGACGAGATGTGCAGTTCATGCATCCAGAG ATTCTGCAACATATCTTGCTTGATATCCCAAGTCTAGCTTTCTTCACCACCTATGCTCTTCTTGTTCTCTTCTGGGCTGAAATATACTATCAG GCGCGTGCAGTGTCCACTGATGGACTGAGACCAGGCTTCTTCACAATTAATGCAGTTGTCTATGTAGTTCAG ATTGCTCTTTGGTTGGTTTTGTGGTGGAAGCCTGTTCGTATTATGGTGATCCTATCAAAGATGTTCTTTGCAG GTGCTTCATTATTCGCTGCCCTTGGATTTTTACTTTACGGTGGAAG GCTTTTCCTGATGCTGCAACGGTTTCCAGTAGAATCTAAAGGGCGGCGCAAGAAGCTGCAAGAG GTTGGTTACGTGACAACCATATGCTTTACGTGTTTCCTCATCAGATGTATCATG ATGTGTTTTGCTGCGTTCGAGGAGGGGGCAAACCTTGATGTGTTGGATCATCCTATCCTTAACTTCATATATTATCTG TTGGTAGAGATACTACCTTCCTCTCTAGTCCTCTTCATATTGAGAAAGCTACCACCAAAGCGAGGTATCACACAATACCATCAGATTCGCTGA